One Desulfurispora thermophila DSM 16022 DNA segment encodes these proteins:
- a CDS encoding late competence development ComFB family protein yields the protein MLINCTELAVRELLPEVLEQYKRTYGQICTCQRCQEDIMALALNYLPPHYVATEKGYILTNVNLQQLGGRTAVLAQLCHAAQKVMENPRHDV from the coding sequence GTGTTGATAAACTGTACTGAACTGGCTGTAAGAGAGCTGTTACCGGAAGTTTTGGAACAATACAAAAGGACATATGGCCAAATATGCACCTGCCAGCGCTGTCAGGAGGATATCATGGCATTAGCTTTAAACTACTTACCACCTCATTATGTGGCTACAGAAAAAGGCTATATCCTAACCAATGTCAATTTACAACAGCTGGGTGGTCGCACAGCTGTTCTAGCCCAACTCTGCCACGCCGCCCAAAAGGTAATGGAGAATCCCCGCCACGACGTCTGA